A region of Chitinophaga horti DNA encodes the following proteins:
- a CDS encoding (Fe-S)-binding protein, translated as MRVGLFIPCYVDQFYPNAGIATLQLLEKLGVEVVYPANQTCCGQPMANSGFEHLTEGCNRLFVDQFAGFDYIVSPSGSCVLHVKDHLHLHDREQEAEQVRTKVYEITAFLTDILQVTALPGRFPHKVGLHQSCHGQRGLHLSAMSELVAPKFSKPLQLLNMVEGIELIPLKREDECCGFGGTFCVTEEAVSVKMGKDRVSDHLENGAQFITGTDMSCLMHMEGILRRRNSQVKVMHITEILNAGS; from the coding sequence ATGAGAGTAGGATTATTTATTCCCTGTTATGTAGACCAGTTCTATCCCAACGCGGGCATCGCCACTTTGCAGCTGCTGGAAAAGCTGGGCGTGGAAGTGGTGTACCCGGCGAACCAGACCTGTTGCGGGCAGCCGATGGCCAACTCGGGCTTCGAACATCTTACCGAAGGATGTAACCGCCTGTTCGTGGACCAGTTTGCCGGTTTCGACTACATCGTATCGCCTTCGGGAAGCTGCGTGTTGCATGTGAAAGATCACCTGCACCTGCATGATCGCGAGCAGGAGGCCGAACAGGTACGGACGAAAGTATACGAGATCACCGCTTTTCTTACCGATATATTACAGGTGACGGCCTTGCCCGGACGTTTTCCGCATAAGGTGGGCTTACATCAGAGCTGCCACGGACAGCGCGGCCTGCATTTGTCGGCCATGAGCGAACTGGTGGCGCCCAAGTTCTCCAAACCCTTGCAGTTACTCAACATGGTAGAAGGTATAGAGCTGATCCCGCTGAAACGGGAAGATGAGTGCTGTGGTTTTGGGGGTACCTTTTGCGTAACCGAAGAAGCGGTATCTGTAAAGATGGGGAAAGACCGGGTAAGCGATCACCTCGAAAACGGCGCACAATTTATAACCGGCACGGATATGTCGTGCCTGATGCATATGGAAGGCATATTACGCCGCCGGAACAGTCAGGTTAAAGTGATGCACATTACAGAAATACTCAATGCCGGATCATGA
- a CDS encoding sensor histidine kinase has translation MNQFRKIEFWLATVFLLFVLFGTFYNTVNLSIYRLHAIYGSAFARRGMVFDYYIHYLLPTLAIWLARYGVFVTAGAWIMARLVPARKYVQAALVAAGLALILFLVTLVANSYLKGDLLGVYATKRGAHMHFAKLAFSSTMLFGIMYAGYALLQLCYFEFLADYMERNAGLRRKVTDVMIGMAAWAVLTAGFFAIDQYSVARYWLAMSPALIFCYMMIEYRLLPRYYKVARNRWFFFRELIAYLVLSSLACVVMFIVVRGRWSDAAVMFALGFTAVLVLGAILPLTWKRYESNLSQEEKVKDLQIALGSSSANLDFLRSQINPHFLFNALNTLYGTSLQENAYRTSEGIQKLGDMMRFMLHENHQEQIKLGKELAYLHNYISLQRLRVQESPDIQIEVHIDDTHCDHYIAPMLLIPFVENAFKHGISLRNRSRISITLNCDAKHIYFDVHNTVHQRPDNDPERNSLGIGLNNVKNRLNLLYAKKHELSIRQTAAEFFVHLTIQVSK, from the coding sequence ATGAATCAATTCCGGAAGATCGAATTTTGGCTGGCGACCGTGTTCCTTTTGTTTGTACTGTTTGGCACCTTTTACAATACGGTGAACCTGAGTATTTACCGGTTACATGCTATTTACGGCAGCGCCTTTGCGCGGAGAGGGATGGTATTCGACTACTACATTCACTACCTGTTGCCCACGCTGGCGATCTGGCTGGCGCGGTACGGCGTGTTCGTGACGGCGGGCGCCTGGATCATGGCTCGGCTGGTACCGGCACGGAAATATGTGCAGGCGGCATTGGTGGCGGCAGGACTGGCGCTGATCTTATTCCTGGTTACCCTGGTGGCCAATTCCTACCTGAAGGGCGATCTGCTGGGGGTATATGCCACGAAACGCGGTGCGCATATGCACTTTGCGAAACTGGCTTTTTCGTCTACTATGCTGTTCGGCATCATGTACGCCGGTTATGCCTTGCTGCAATTGTGTTACTTCGAGTTCCTGGCGGACTATATGGAGCGTAATGCGGGTCTGCGCAGGAAAGTAACGGATGTAATGATCGGTATGGCTGCCTGGGCGGTACTGACAGCAGGCTTTTTCGCGATCGATCAGTACTCCGTGGCCCGTTACTGGCTGGCCATGTCGCCGGCTTTGATATTTTGTTACATGATGATCGAGTACCGGTTGCTACCGCGGTATTATAAAGTAGCGCGTAACCGTTGGTTCTTTTTTCGGGAACTCATCGCTTATTTGGTCCTGTCTTCACTTGCCTGCGTAGTCATGTTCATTGTGGTCAGAGGCCGCTGGAGTGATGCCGCGGTGATGTTCGCGCTTGGTTTTACGGCGGTATTGGTGTTGGGAGCGATATTACCGCTCACCTGGAAGCGATATGAAAGTAATTTGTCCCAGGAAGAGAAAGTGAAAGACCTGCAAATTGCACTGGGCAGCTCGTCCGCCAATCTTGATTTCCTGCGTTCGCAGATTAATCCGCATTTCCTGTTCAACGCGCTGAATACATTATACGGCACCTCTTTGCAGGAAAACGCATATCGCACCAGCGAAGGCATTCAAAAGCTCGGGGATATGATGCGTTTTATGCTGCACGAAAATCACCAGGAGCAAATCAAACTGGGAAAAGAGCTGGCATACCTGCATAATTACATTTCCCTGCAACGCCTGCGTGTACAGGAGTCGCCCGATATACAGATAGAAGTGCATATCGACGATACGCATTGTGATCACTATATCGCCCCCATGCTACTGATTCCTTTCGTGGAGAATGCCTTTAAACATGGCATCAGTCTGCGCAACCGTTCGCGTATATCCATCACATTGAATTGTGATGCCAAGCATATTTATTTCGACGTGCACAATACCGTACACCAGCGGCCCGACAATGATCCGGAGCGCAACAGCCTGGGCATCGGTCTCAATAATGTAAAGAATCGCCTGAACCTCCTGTATGCGAAGAAGCATGAGTTATCGATCCGGCAAACGGCGGCGGAGTTTTTCGTACACCTTACCATACAGGTATCAAAATAA
- a CDS encoding LytR/AlgR family response regulator transcription factor, producing the protein MKLNAIAIDDEPVALEVIRSHASRVPFLDMKGFFTNAFEAADYLRREKVDLLFLDIKMPDINGIDFLTSLPDPPMVIFTTAYSEHAVQSFELDAIDYLLKPFSLARFLKACNKAYALLQFKAEKVVQPAAASFIFIKSGYEQFRVELDEILYLESAGNYVNFVFADRKLLSRLSMQEAVSLLPSAQFTRVHRSYIVANNKVQRIDRNYLYVNQFPISIGAAYADAIEKVAGGKLG; encoded by the coding sequence ATGAAGCTGAATGCCATCGCCATCGACGACGAACCCGTAGCGCTGGAAGTCATCCGCTCCCACGCATCCCGCGTACCTTTCCTGGACATGAAAGGCTTTTTTACCAATGCCTTCGAGGCAGCAGATTACCTGCGCCGCGAAAAGGTCGATTTGCTGTTCCTCGATATCAAAATGCCCGACATCAACGGCATCGACTTCCTGACAAGTCTGCCCGATCCGCCCATGGTCATTTTCACCACCGCCTATTCGGAACATGCCGTACAAAGCTTCGAGCTGGACGCGATCGATTATCTGCTTAAACCCTTTTCGCTGGCCCGTTTCCTGAAGGCCTGCAATAAAGCATATGCCCTGCTTCAGTTCAAAGCGGAAAAAGTGGTACAGCCTGCTGCGGCCAGCTTCATTTTTATAAAAAGTGGTTACGAGCAGTTTCGGGTGGAGTTAGATGAGATCCTGTACCTGGAGAGTGCGGGTAACTATGTAAACTTCGTATTCGCCGATCGCAAGCTGTTATCGCGTCTCAGTATGCAGGAGGCCGTGTCGTTGCTGCCATCAGCGCAGTTTACACGGGTGCATCGCTCCTACATCGTTGCTAATAACAAAGTACAGCGCATCGACCGCAACTATTTGTACGTAAACCAGTTTCCCATCAGTATTGGTGCGGCTTATGCCGATGCGATCGAGAAAGTGGCAGGAGGGAAGTTGGGGTAA
- a CDS encoding peroxiredoxin family protein codes for MSTNNHKYGDYITYALPERFVKYYKNSAARLPVAVAGDKVPPLFFHEDEIIQNADLSGANAQGFVALVELLERPLVLSFFSIHWNDYGIQHLQHLQSLHAQVRQAGGTLLVLTSEDRKFIEPLIAQYGLTFDIIHDKDNAVAEKLGLYHEAAPIWDLVSGINEHVPVPGTYVVNPAKNIVYGGSDTYLQQSVNAEELLHALNYAANANRLVARIHN; via the coding sequence ATGTCTACAAACAACCATAAATACGGCGATTACATTACCTACGCTTTACCTGAACGTTTTGTAAAATATTATAAGAACAGCGCTGCCCGTTTACCAGTAGCGGTAGCAGGCGATAAAGTGCCGCCGCTGTTTTTTCATGAAGATGAGATTATCCAGAACGCGGATCTCTCCGGTGCCAATGCACAGGGTTTTGTAGCACTGGTAGAATTGCTGGAGCGCCCGCTGGTACTCAGCTTCTTCTCCATACACTGGAACGACTATGGCATTCAACATTTACAGCATTTACAGTCACTGCATGCGCAGGTCCGCCAGGCGGGTGGAACATTGCTGGTGTTGACTTCCGAAGACAGGAAATTTATTGAACCGTTGATCGCGCAATACGGGTTAACATTCGATATTATTCATGATAAAGACAACGCGGTGGCCGAAAAGCTGGGCCTTTACCACGAAGCAGCGCCTATCTGGGACCTGGTTTCGGGCATCAATGAGCACGTACCGGTACCGGGCACTTATGTGGTAAACCCTGCTAAAAACATTGTGTATGGTGGTAGCGATACTTACCTGCAACAATCGGTAAATGCAGAAGAGTTACTGCACGCGTTGAACTATGCCGCCAATGCGAACAGGCTGGTGGCCCGGATTCATAATTGA
- a CDS encoding PQQ-binding-like beta-propeller repeat protein yields MRKLLTGILIIFGALQARAQTAAPIRFAFLTDIHVSPGIPSEKGLAGIVSEINTQPFDFVVLTGDLTNTGTDAELNAVHTILKNLKYPLYVIPGNHETNWSESAAQTFVRLWGNDRFYFEKDKYIFVGYNTGPYMKMGDGHIKEEDIHWLKKTLSQRVTPGKTVISLCHYPLGDGLDNWQNITGFLQSKNTRLALCGHGHKLSVHNFGGIPGVMGRSSLPYKGTDLPGYNIVTLRNDSAIFQEKTLMQEAVPFKAFSLQNADAIKDVKPSPLPDYSINDKFPQVKPVFTFQDTSASFTGPLPLETQVIFGNSQGEVIALNAANKKVNWRRQFTGSIYATPLAGKGIITVGTVDGYIHGLDAKTGRDKWKLPVTEPVISEGIVEGDRLYIGVGSHAFYCININNGKVFWKNDSMNGQMQGKPATTDKEIVFGAWDRHLYCLNKATGELKWKWNNGSQQKLYSPGNVKPAIVNGRVFIVAPDRYMTAIDLSTGQTIWRNNRYRVREAMEVSPDGKAVYAKLMEDTVIAVSTSAPAMELLWYADAKYGYEHNPCPLLESNGTLYAGTKNGLLIAIDVATHQVKWTHKAGNSSINKIVADKNGDIWISLIEGKLQKFPRKV; encoded by the coding sequence ATGAGAAAGTTGCTGACAGGCATCCTGATTATCTTTGGCGCCCTGCAGGCGCGGGCACAAACGGCTGCGCCTATCCGTTTTGCCTTTTTAACCGACATACACGTATCACCCGGCATTCCCAGCGAAAAAGGACTGGCCGGTATCGTGAGTGAGATCAACACCCAGCCGTTCGACTTTGTCGTGTTAACGGGCGACCTTACTAACACCGGCACTGATGCAGAGCTGAACGCAGTGCATACGATCCTCAAAAACCTGAAGTATCCGCTGTACGTTATTCCGGGCAACCATGAAACTAACTGGTCCGAAAGCGCCGCGCAAACATTCGTACGACTGTGGGGCAACGACCGGTTCTATTTCGAGAAAGATAAATACATCTTCGTCGGTTATAACACCGGTCCGTATATGAAAATGGGCGATGGCCATATCAAGGAAGAAGACATTCATTGGCTGAAGAAAACCCTTTCCCAGCGCGTTACGCCGGGCAAAACGGTGATTTCGCTCTGCCACTATCCGTTAGGCGACGGACTCGATAACTGGCAGAATATTACGGGCTTCCTGCAATCCAAAAACACCCGCCTGGCGCTTTGCGGGCACGGACATAAACTGTCTGTGCACAACTTCGGCGGCATTCCCGGTGTGATGGGCCGCTCTTCCCTGCCGTACAAAGGCACGGATTTGCCGGGGTATAACATTGTAACGTTGCGGAACGACAGTGCCATCTTCCAGGAAAAAACACTTATGCAGGAGGCAGTGCCTTTCAAAGCCTTCAGCCTGCAGAACGCGGATGCGATCAAAGACGTGAAGCCCTCTCCCCTGCCCGATTACAGCATCAACGATAAATTTCCGCAGGTAAAACCGGTGTTTACTTTCCAGGACACCTCCGCCTCATTTACCGGCCCTTTACCGCTGGAAACGCAGGTGATTTTCGGCAACTCACAGGGTGAAGTGATCGCCCTGAACGCCGCGAACAAGAAAGTAAACTGGCGCAGGCAATTTACCGGCTCCATTTACGCCACGCCGCTGGCTGGCAAAGGTATTATCACCGTTGGCACCGTAGACGGTTACATTCACGGCCTGGATGCGAAAACCGGCAGGGACAAATGGAAACTCCCGGTGACCGAACCTGTAATTAGCGAGGGTATTGTGGAAGGCGATCGTTTATACATCGGCGTGGGCAGCCATGCGTTTTATTGCATCAATATCAATAATGGAAAGGTGTTTTGGAAGAACGATTCCATGAACGGACAAATGCAGGGCAAACCCGCCACCACCGATAAAGAGATCGTGTTCGGCGCCTGGGACCGGCACCTGTATTGCCTTAACAAGGCCACGGGCGAACTGAAATGGAAATGGAACAATGGCAGTCAACAAAAGCTGTACTCCCCCGGCAACGTGAAGCCCGCCATCGTTAACGGCCGCGTATTCATAGTAGCGCCCGACCGCTACATGACGGCAATCGATCTTTCGACCGGACAAACAATCTGGCGCAACAACCGCTATCGCGTGCGCGAGGCCATGGAGGTGTCGCCGGACGGAAAGGCTGTATACGCCAAACTGATGGAGGACACGGTAATCGCCGTATCCACCTCGGCACCAGCGATGGAGCTGCTCTGGTACGCCGACGCGAAATATGGTTACGAACACAACCCCTGCCCGCTTTTGGAGAGCAACGGCACCTTATACGCCGGCACCAAAAACGGCCTGCTCATCGCGATCGATGTGGCTACTCACCAGGTAAAATGGACGCATAAAGCGGGCAATTCATCTATCAATAAAATTGTTGCCGACAAAAACGGCGACATCTGGATCAGCCTGATCGAGGGCAAACTACAGAAGTTTCCCCGTAAGGTATAA
- a CDS encoding DUF4407 domain-containing protein, giving the protein MQQQPTNPPVTDTPVDGLSRFLWWLAAADADILKDCKADKERYRIVGIAVLVTWMFATLAWGYFFSTVLNDDMIVAALALFFGFAILSIDRSLIAAMSRNQSGNKFVPVAFRLLLAVTIGLFISQPVVLMLFQKDIQAQIVLNKQTKLDTFRKELGELNAARKSEIQGGLDGLNAEVRTKEEQVKDYKDAYIRETDGTGGSGRIGESAIARVKKSEYLKAEEDLIKLRKANAPKILEREAQLQQLVKEDSVKEQAYIITLTDGFLAQTEALTDLTEKHPPLKQRYRLVVFLITLIEVMPLLTKLLMPKGEYDEKLAAITAQSISDAQLGLEKGKVLQHHYHDIATAADQETMDQLFELTRDARRQHARDLVEEWKEQDGKRYPALWTRARKMLMLHRTW; this is encoded by the coding sequence ATGCAGCAACAACCCACCAATCCACCTGTAACCGATACGCCGGTAGATGGCCTCAGCCGCTTCCTCTGGTGGCTGGCCGCCGCTGATGCGGACATTTTGAAAGATTGTAAAGCCGATAAAGAACGCTATCGCATCGTAGGCATCGCCGTGCTCGTTACCTGGATGTTTGCGACATTAGCCTGGGGATACTTCTTTTCTACCGTGCTGAATGACGATATGATTGTGGCCGCATTGGCCTTATTCTTTGGCTTCGCAATATTATCCATCGACCGCAGCCTGATCGCCGCGATGTCGCGCAACCAGAGTGGCAATAAGTTTGTACCCGTTGCATTTCGGTTGCTATTGGCGGTAACGATCGGCCTGTTCATTTCGCAGCCCGTCGTATTAATGTTGTTCCAGAAAGATATACAGGCGCAGATCGTATTGAACAAACAAACCAAACTGGATACCTTCCGCAAAGAACTCGGCGAACTGAACGCCGCGCGTAAAAGCGAGATCCAGGGCGGGCTTGATGGCTTGAATGCAGAAGTGCGGACCAAAGAAGAGCAGGTAAAAGATTATAAAGATGCCTACATCCGTGAAACCGACGGTACCGGCGGCTCCGGCAGGATTGGTGAATCAGCCATCGCCCGGGTGAAGAAGAGCGAATACCTGAAGGCAGAAGAGGATCTGATCAAATTGCGCAAAGCCAATGCGCCTAAGATCCTGGAACGGGAAGCCCAGCTGCAGCAGCTGGTAAAGGAAGATAGCGTGAAGGAACAGGCGTACATCATCACACTTACCGACGGCTTCCTTGCGCAGACCGAAGCACTGACAGACCTCACGGAAAAACATCCGCCCCTGAAGCAGCGTTACCGCCTGGTGGTTTTTCTCATCACACTGATAGAAGTAATGCCCTTGCTCACAAAACTCCTGATGCCCAAAGGCGAATATGATGAAAAGCTCGCCGCCATTACCGCACAGAGCATTTCTGACGCGCAGCTTGGCTTAGAGAAAGGAAAGGTGCTGCAGCATCACTATCACGACATTGCCACCGCCGCCGACCAGGAAACGATGGACCAACTCTTCGAGCTGACCCGCGACGCCCGCCGCCAGCACGCCCGTGATCTGGTAGAGGAGTGGAAGGAGCAGGACGGTAAAAGGTATCCTGCCTTGTGGACGAGGGCGCGTAAGATGCTGATGTTGCATCGGACGTGGTAA
- a CDS encoding lactate utilization protein B → MKNHAQLSQEFNANEPRVNWHDETLWWVRQKRDKAANTLPEWEQLREAASSIKYHTLSNLNDYLQQFEANAEQNGVTVHWAADAKEHNEIVHRILAAEGVNRIVKSKSMLTEECHLNPYLAEKGIDVIDTDLGERIVQLADEPPSHIVLPCIHKKKEEIGELFHEHLGTAKGEADPQVLTAAARVHLREKFLTRRAAITGVNFAIAETGEFVVCTNEGNADMGAHLADVHIACMGIEKLIPQRRHLSIYLRLLARSATGQPVTTYSSHFRRPRAGQQMHIVLVDNGRSTQLGREEFRNSLKCIRCGACMNTCPVYRRSGGHSYHTAIAGPIGAILAPNLDMKQYADLPFASTLCGSCSNVCPVKIDIHDQLYKWRQVLMKDGQGGAAKGLSMKAMNFTLSSPGVYRTAGKAGRWFLRNVPFVVNNPLNPWYKQRDMPEAPKQSFGEWYQQNRKK, encoded by the coding sequence ATGAAGAACCACGCACAATTATCGCAGGAATTTAATGCCAACGAGCCGCGTGTAAACTGGCACGACGAAACCCTTTGGTGGGTGCGCCAGAAGCGCGATAAGGCCGCCAATACGCTTCCTGAATGGGAGCAGTTACGCGAGGCAGCCTCCAGTATCAAATACCACACTTTATCTAACCTGAACGACTACCTGCAGCAGTTCGAAGCGAACGCGGAGCAGAACGGCGTAACCGTACACTGGGCCGCCGACGCGAAGGAACATAATGAGATCGTACATCGTATACTGGCTGCAGAAGGCGTGAACCGCATCGTGAAAAGTAAATCGATGCTGACGGAAGAATGCCATCTGAACCCTTACCTGGCGGAGAAAGGCATTGATGTAATCGATACCGATCTGGGCGAACGTATTGTGCAACTGGCGGATGAGCCGCCGAGCCATATCGTGCTGCCCTGCATTCATAAAAAGAAAGAAGAGATAGGAGAGTTGTTCCACGAACACCTGGGCACTGCCAAAGGCGAAGCAGACCCGCAGGTACTGACCGCCGCCGCGCGGGTACACCTGCGTGAGAAGTTTTTAACCAGGCGGGCGGCCATTACCGGCGTCAACTTCGCGATCGCGGAAACGGGGGAGTTCGTGGTATGTACCAACGAAGGCAATGCCGACATGGGCGCGCACCTCGCGGATGTACACATCGCCTGCATGGGCATCGAGAAACTGATCCCGCAGCGCAGGCACCTGAGTATTTATTTACGTTTACTCGCCCGCAGCGCCACCGGCCAGCCGGTAACAACGTACTCCAGCCATTTCCGCCGCCCGCGCGCCGGGCAACAAATGCATATTGTACTGGTAGACAATGGCCGCAGTACACAACTGGGCCGCGAGGAGTTCCGTAATTCATTAAAATGTATCCGTTGCGGGGCTTGTATGAACACTTGTCCCGTTTACCGCCGTAGTGGCGGACATAGCTACCATACTGCCATCGCGGGCCCGATAGGGGCTATCCTGGCGCCTAACCTGGATATGAAACAATATGCAGATCTGCCGTTCGCGTCCACGCTGTGCGGCTCCTGCTCCAACGTATGCCCGGTGAAGATCGACATTCATGACCAGCTGTATAAATGGCGGCAGGTGTTGATGAAAGATGGTCAGGGTGGTGCCGCTAAAGGTCTTTCGATGAAGGCGATGAACTTTACGTTATCCTCGCCCGGCGTGTATCGCACTGCGGGCAAAGCAGGGCGCTGGTTCTTACGGAACGTGCCATTCGTGGTGAACAATCCGCTGAACCCCTGGTATAAGCAGCGTGACATGCCCGAGGCACCTAAACAATCCTTTGGCGAATGGTATCAACAAAACAGGAAAAAATGA
- a CDS encoding LutC/YkgG family protein has protein sequence MTSREKILAAVKKNQPELAPMAEYIQPERAEDLVAKFAIVLDGIGGKAVMVQRMEEIRQHLQEHWLGKGRIVSMVPELRDLGEQPSEVDPHQFENVELAILPAHFAVAENSAVWVTEELLQQRVLPFITQNLAVIVRRERLVATMHHAYELIGNGDYGFGTFIAGPSKTADIEQSLVLGAHGSKSMTVFLL, from the coding sequence ATGACCAGCAGGGAAAAGATCTTGGCCGCCGTAAAAAAGAACCAGCCCGAGCTGGCGCCGATGGCGGAATATATACAACCCGAAAGGGCGGAGGACCTCGTCGCCAAATTCGCGATCGTATTAGATGGCATTGGTGGTAAGGCTGTCATGGTGCAGCGTATGGAGGAGATTCGCCAGCATTTGCAGGAGCATTGGCTGGGCAAAGGACGCATTGTATCGATGGTGCCGGAGCTGCGCGACCTGGGTGAGCAGCCATCGGAAGTGGACCCGCATCAGTTCGAGAACGTAGAGCTGGCGATATTGCCCGCCCATTTTGCCGTGGCGGAGAACAGTGCGGTATGGGTGACGGAGGAGTTGTTGCAGCAGCGTGTGTTGCCCTTTATTACCCAAAACCTGGCGGTGATCGTGCGGCGCGAGCGGCTGGTAGCCACGATGCACCATGCCTACGAGCTGATCGGCAATGGCGATTACGGGTTCGGTACCTTCATTGCGGGCCCGTCCAAAACCGCCGACATTGAGCAGTCGCTGGTGCTGGGGGCGCATGGGTCGAAAAGTATGACCGTATTTTTGTTATAA